A genomic stretch from Candidatus Cloacimonadota bacterium includes:
- a CDS encoding type Z 30S ribosomal protein S14, with product MAKKAWIEKQKRTPKFSTRKYSRCKICGRSRAYMRDFGMCRICFRKLAGEGQIPGVKKASW from the coding sequence TTGGCTAAGAAAGCATGGATTGAAAAGCAAAAAAGAACTCCCAAATTTTCTACGAGAAAATATTCTCGCTGCAAAATCTGCGGACGTTCCAGAGCTTACATGAGGGACTTTGGTATGTGCCGTATTTGTTTTAGAAAATTAGCTGGTGAAGGCCAAATTCCCGGTGTTAAAAAAGCTAGCTGGTAA